Genomic DNA from Campylobacter concisus:
TCTAAAATTTTCTCGATTTTTTCTTTTACTTCTTGAGATTTTTCCACTTTTACTCCTCTATAAAAATTTTCATATCATCGTTATAAAGCTTCACATAAAGCGTCTTTTGACCAGCAAATTTGTGCGTATCTGAAACATAATCTTCATAAAAACTCACACGAAAAAGCCTATCATTTTTAAGATTTGGATAAGGCGTGATGAGAAAATTTGAAAAAGAAATGCGTTTTTTCTCTTTTTTAGAAAAAATAGCTCTTTTCATACTTTTAAATTTTTCCAAGCTCATACCATCGTATCGCTCAAAGTTCTTATCGTAAAATTTAAGATAGTTTTCAATGTCGCTCTCACTCCATGTCTTTTTCCAACCCAAAAGTCCAGAAATGATCACTGCAATATCTTTTGCGCTAGCTTCTGGACGCTTATCTTCGTAGATAAATGCAAGTGTTTTTTTGTGATCCACTACATCATCAAATTTCATCAAAGTATCATTTTGCATAGCCACGCAGCCTTTTGTTTTTAGCTCATCTGTCCTTTGACCATCAAGCGGATAGCCATGTATCCAAATACCACCGCCATTTCGTTTTGCAAGTTTATCAAGCAAATTTGGGTATGAAAGCGAAAATGCAAGCGGGCCAAGATATCTATCATTTGGCGTAAATCTACGTGTAAGCTGATACACCCCAACCGGTGTTTTTAGATCGCCTTCAAGAAGCTTATCACCATT
This window encodes:
- a CDS encoding L,D-transpeptidase family protein; this translates as MKKIIFFFIMLSPCLFAQNYEEIYLKNGSAAVIDAIEKNILSKDYWLKKLEGKDVRYGYYDNEILLSVVDKTKKKLEVISYNGGITKKLFSSSVIVGKNGDKLLEGDLKTPVGVYQLTRRFTPNDRYLGPLAFSLSYPNLLDKLAKRNGGGIWIHGYPLDGQRTDELKTKGCVAMQNDTLMKFDDVVDHKKTLAFIYEDKRPEASAKDIAVIISGLLGWKKTWSESDIENYLKFYDKNFERYDGMSLEKFKSMKRAIFSKKEKKRISFSNFLITPYPNLKNDRLFRVSFYEDYVSDTHKFAGQKTLYVKLYNDDMKIFIEE